The Homo sapiens chromosome 4, GRCh38.p14 Primary Assembly genome contains the following window.
ACTATGGCTCTACATATGAaatcttaaaaatacataaaaattaataaattctgtCTAGAGTAGTATATTTTCCCTGGGGTTACAgttactttcataataaaaattagagataaGGAAAGGACTCATTTATTGGAAAGTGATTTTAGGTAacatttctggaagaaaaatgtCTATATCTTAATAGTCACTTAATATATGATGGATTGTGTTACTCCTCAGTTTTCAATGGCATATACTAAAACATGGCCCTCTAAAAAGGGGGCAAATGAAATGAGAAACTCTCTGAATGTTTTTCTCCCCTAGGTGAATTCACCTGCTGCTTAGAAGCTTATTTTCTCTTGATTTCTGTTATAATGATTGCTCTTACCCTTTAGTTTTAAGTTTCAAAATAGGAGTCATATAACTTTCCTTAAAGCTATTGACTGTCTTTTTGTCCTGTTTTATTCACCATGAGTTATAGTGTGACAGTTAATTCTTATGAAAATTATATAGAGATGGTTAAATCATCAGAAACTGTAAACCTCGATTGGGAGGGGAAGcggatttttaaatgatttcctgACCAAGCTTAACCAGTATATTAAATCCTTTGTACTGTTCTTtggctataaagaaaaaaggtactGTCCAGCAACTGAAACCTGCTTTCTTCCATTTAGCATACCCTTTTTGGAGACAAATTATGCACAGTTGCAACTCTTCGTGAAACCTATGGTGAAATGGCTGACTGCTGTGCAAAACAAGAACCTGAGAGAAATGAATGCTTCTTGCAACACAAAGATGACAACCCAAACCTCCCCCGATTGGTGAGACCAGAGGTTGATGTGATGTGCACTGCTTTTCATGACAATGAAGagacatttttgaaaaagtaagTAATCAGATGTTTATAgttcaaaattaaaaagcatgGAGTAACTCCATAGGCCAACACTCTATAAAAATTaccataacaaaaatattttcaacattaagACTTGGAAGTTTTGTtatgatgattttttaaagaagtagtATTTGATACCACAAAATTCTACACAGCAAAAAATATGATCAAAGATATTTTGAAGTTTATTGAAACAGGATACAATCTTTCTGAAAAATTTAAGAtagacaaattatttaatgtattacgaagatatgtatatatggttGTTATAATTGATTTCGTTTTAGTCAGCAACATTATATTGCCAAAATTTAACcatttatgcacacacacacacacacacacacacttaaccCTTTTTTCCACATACTTAAAGAATGACAGAGACAAGACCATCATGTGCAAATTGAGCTTAATTGGTTAATTAGATATCTTTGGAATTTGGAGGTTCTGGGGAGAATGTCGATTAcaattatttctgtaatattGTCTGCTATAGAAAAgtgactgtttttctttttcaaaatttagatACTTATATGAAATTGCCAGAAGACATCCTTACTTTTATGCCCCGGAACTCCTTTTCTTTGCTAAAAGGTATAAAGCTGCTTTTACAGAATGTTGCCAAGCTGCTGATAAAGCTGCCTGCCTGTTGCCAAAGGTATTatgcaaaagaatagaaaaaaagagttcATTATCCAACCtgattttgtccattttgtggCTAGATTTAGGGAACCTGAGTGTCTGATACAAACTTTCCGACATGGTCAAAAAAGCCTTCCTTTTATCTGTCTTGAAAATCTTTCATCTTTGAAGGCCTACACTCTCGTTTCTTCTTTTAAGATTTGCCAATGATGATCTGTCAGAGGTAATCACTGTGCATGTGTTTAAAGATTTCACCACTTTTTATGGTGGTGATCACTATAGTGAAATACTGAAACTTGTTTGTCAAATTGCACAGCAAGGGGCCACAgttcttgtttatcttttcatgATAATTTTTAGTAGGGAGGGAATTCAAAGTAGAGAATTTTACTGCATCTAGATGCCTGAGTTCAtgcattcattccataaatatatattatggaatgctttattttcttttctgaggaGTTTACTGATGTTGGTGGAGGAGAGACTGAAATGAattatacacaaaatttaaaaattagcaaaattgcAGCCCCTGGGATATTAGCGTACTCTTTCTCTGACTTTTCTCCCACTTTTAAGGCTCTTTTTCCTGGCAATGTTTCCAGTTGGTTTCTAACTACATAGGGAATTCCGCTGTGACCAGAATGATCGAAtgatctttccttttcttagagAGCAAAATCATTATTCGCTAAAGGGAGTACTTGGGAATTTAGGCATAAATTATGCCTTCAAAATTTAATTTGGCACAGTCTCATCTGAGCTTATGGAGGGGTGTTTCATGtagaatttttcttctaattttcatcaaattattCCTTTTTGTAGCTCGATGAACTTCGGGATGAAGGGAAGGCTTCGTCTGCCAAACAGAGACTCAAGTGTGCCAGTCTCCAAAAATTTGGAGAAAGAGCTTTCAAAGCATGGTAAATACTTTTAAACATAGTTGGCATCTTTATAACGATGTAAATGATAATGCTTCAGTgacaaattgtacatttttatgtattttgcaaAGTGCTGTCAAATACATTTCTTTGGTTGTCTAACAGGTAGAACTCTAATAGAGGTAAAAATCAGAATATCAATGACaatttgacattatttttaatcttttcttttctaaatagtTGAATAATTTAGAGGACGCTGTCCTTTTTGTCCTAAAAAAAGGGACAGATATTtaagttctatttatttataaaatcttgGACTCTTATTCTAAtggttcattatttttatagagCTGTAGGCATggttctttatttaattttttaaagttatttttaatttttgtggatacagagtaggtatacatatttacggggtatatgagatattttgatataagtatacaacatatataatccctttatttaattttatcttcccCCCAATGATCTAAAACTATTTGCTTGTCCTTTTATGTCTTATAGTTAAATTCAGTCACCAACTAAGTTGAAGTTACTTCTTATTTTTGCATAGCTCCAGCTCTGATCTTCATCTCATGTTTTtgcctgagcctctgttttcatATTACTTAGTTGGTTCTGGGAGCATACTTTAATAGCCGAGTCAAGAAAAATACTAGCTGCCCCGTCACCCACACTCCTCACCTGCTAGTCAACAGCAAATCAACAcaacaggaaataaaatgaaaataatagacatTATGCATGCTCTCTAGAAACTGTCAATTGAACTGTATTTGCTCATCATTCCTACCATCTACACCACCAAAATCAaccaaatttatgaaaaaaaacaGCCCCAACATAAAATTATACACAGATAAACAGGCTATGATTGGTTTTGGGAAAGAAGTCACCTTTACCTGATTTAGGCAACTGTGAAATGActagagaatgaagaaaattagACGTTTACATCTTGTCATAGAGTTTGAAGATAGTGCTGGATCTTTCTTTTTATAAGTAAGATCAATAAAAACTCCCTCATTCTGTAGAAGTTATGATTTCTTTTCTAAGAGACCTTTAGAAGTCAGAAAAAATGTGTTTCAATTGAGAAAAAAGATAACTGGAGTTTGTGTAGTACTTCCCAGattataaaatgcttttgtatgtattatctaatttaatcctcaaaacttCTTCAATTTAGCATGTTGTCATGACACTGCAGaggctgaagctcagagaggctgagccCTCTGCTAACAAGTCCTACTGCTAACAAGTGATAAAGCCAGAGCTGGAAGTCACATCTGGACTCCAAACCTGATGCTTCTCAGCCTGTTGCCCCTTTTAGagttcctttttaatttctgcttttatgacTTGCTAGATTTCTACCTACCACACACACTCTTAAATGGATAATTCTGCCCTAAGGATAAGTGATTACCATTTGGTTCAGAACTAGaactaatgaattttaaaaattatttctgtatgtccattttgaattttcttatgAGAAATAGTATTTGCCTAgtgttttcatataaaatatcgCATGATAATACCATTTTGATTGGCGATTTTCTTTTTAGGGCAGTAGCTCGCCTGAGCCAGAGATTTCCCAAAGCTGAGTTTGCAGAAGTTTCCAAGTTAGTGACAGATCTTACCAAAGTCCACACGGAATGCTGCCATGGAGATCTGCTTGAATGTGCTGATGACAGGGTAAAGAGTCGTCGATATGCTTTTTGGTAGCTTGCATGCTCAAGTTGGTAGAATGGATGCGTTTGGTATCATTGGTGATAGCTGACAGTGGGTTGAGATTGTCTTCTGTGCTTTCGTCTGTCCTATCTTCAATCTTTCCCTGCCTATGGTGGTGGTACCTTTCTGTTTTTAACCTGGCTATAAATTACCAGATAAACCCATTCACTGATTTGTAACTCCTTTCAGTCATGCTCTAACTGTAAATGAAGGCTTAAACTGAAGTAGAACAGTTACAAGGTTTTACTTGGCAGAACATCTTGCAAGGTAGATGtctaagaagatttttttttctttttttaagacagagtttcgctcttgtttcccaggctggggtgcaatggtgtgatcttggctcagcgcaacctctgcctcctgggttcaagtgattctcatgcctcagcctcccaagtagctgggattacaggcatgcgccaccacacctggctaattttgtatttttagtagaggcggggtttcaccatattgtccagactggtctcgaactcctgacctcaggtgatccacccgccttggcctcccaaagtgctgggattacaggcatgagccaccttgcccagcctaagAAGATTTTTTGAGGGAGGTAGGTGGACTTGGAGAAGGTCACTACTTGAAGAGATTTTTGGAaatgatgtatttttcttctctatattcCTTCCCTTAATTAACTCTGTTTGTTAGATGTGCAAATATTTGGAATGATATCTCTTTTCTCAAaacttataatattttctttctccctttcttcaaGATTAAACTTATGGGCAAATACTAGAATCCTAATCTCTCATGGCACTTTCTGGAAAATTTAAGGcggttattttatatatgtaagcaGGGCCTATGACTATGATCTTgactcatttttcaaaaatcttctatattttatttagttatttggtTTCAAAAGGCCTGCACTTAATTTTGGGGGATTATTTGGAAAAACAGCATTGAGTTTTAATGAAAAAAACTTAAATGCCCTAACAgtagaaacataaaattaataaataactgAGCTGAGCACCTGCTACTGATTAGTCTATTTTAATTAAGTGGGAATGTTTTTGTAGTCCTATCTACATCTCCAGGTTTAGGAGCAAACAGAGTATGTTCATAGAAGGAATATGTGTATGGTCTTAGAATACAATGAATATGTTCTGCCAACTTAATAAAGGTCTGAGGAGAAAGTGTAGCAATGTCAATTCGTGTTGAACAATTTCCACCAACTTACTTATAGGCGGACCTTGCCAAGTATATCTGTGAAAATCAAGATTCGATCTCCAGTAAACTGAAGGAATGCTGTGAAAAACCTCTGTTGGAAAAATCCCACTGCATTGCCGAAGTGGAAAATGATGAGATGCCTGCTGACTTGCCTTCATTAGCTGCTGATTTTGTTGAAAGTAAGGATGTTTGCAAAAACTATGCTGAGGCAAAGGATGTCTTCCTGGGCATGTAAGTAGAtaagaaattattcttttataGCTTTGGCATGACCTCACAACTTAGGAGGATAGCCTAGGCTTTTCTGTGGAGTTGCTACAATTTCCCTGCTGCCCAGAATGTTTCTTCATCCTTCCCTTTCCCAGGCTTTAACAATTTTTGAAATAGTTAATTAGTTGAATACATTgtcataaaataatacatgttcatgGCAAAGCTCAACATTCCTTACTCCTTAGGGGTATTTCTGAAAATACGTCTAGAaacattttgtgtatatataaattatgtatactTCAGTCATTCATTCCAAGTGTATTTCTTGAACAtctataatatatgtgtgtgactATGTATTGCCTGTCTATCTAactaatctaatctaatctagtctatctatctaatctatgcAATGATAGCaaagaagtataaaaagaaatatagagtCTGACACCAGGTGCTTTATATTTGGTGAAAAGACCAGAAGTTCAGTATAATGGCAATATGGTAGGCAActcaattacaaaataaatgtttacatattgtcAGAAGTTGTGGTGATAAACTGCATTTTTGTTGTTGGATTATGATAATGCACTAAATAATATTTCCTAAAATTATGTACCCTACAAGATTTCACTcatacagagaagaaagagaatattttaagaaCATATCTCTGCCCATCTATTTATCAGAATCCTTTTGAGATGTAGTTTAAATcaaacaaaatgttaataaaaataacaagtatCATTCATCAAAGACTTCATATGTGCCAAGCAGTGTGTGCTTTGTGTAGATTATGTCATATAGTTCTCATAATCCACCTTCCGAGACagatactatttattttttgagacagagttttactcttgttgcccaggctggagtgcaatggtgccatctcggctcaccacaacctccgcctcccaggttcaagcgattctcctgcctcagcctcctgggattacaggcatgcaccaccatgcctggctaattttgtatttttagtagagatggggtttcaccatgttggtcagactggtctcaaactcctgacctctggtgatatgcctgcctcagcctcctaaagtgctgggattacaggcatgagccactgtgcccagccgacagatactattattatttccattctacCGAGAAGGAGACTAAGGCTCTGATCATTTAAATAAGTTGCCTAAGGTGATGCAGTGATATAAGTAGCAGAGCTAGGAATTGAGCCTTGGTAACTTTAACTCTGGACCCCAAGTCCTTAGCTACTAAGCTTTACTGCATGGGGTTTAGTCAAATTAAGACTTTTGGAATATGAGTTACTTTTGAGATTAGCTTTGTGATATTTTTTGTGCTCATTTGTCCaacaaagtctattttattttcatcttaattaGGTTTTTGTATGAATATGCAAGAAGGCATCCTGATTACTCTGTCGTGCTGCTGCTGAGACTTGCCAAGACATATGAAACCACTCTAGAGAAGTGCTGTGCCGCTGCAGATCCTCATGAATGCTATGCCAAAGTGGTAGGTTTATTGTTGGAAAAAAATGTAGTTCTTTGACTGATGATTCcaataatgagaaagaaaaataatgcaagaatgtaaaatgatatacaGTGCAATTTAGATCTTTTCTTGAGATGGTTTCAATTCTGGAATcttaaacatgaaagaaaaagtagCCTTAGAATGATTAACAAAATTTAGACTAGTTAGAATAGAAAGATCTGAATAGAGCAATCTCTAAaaaattttgatctttttttctctttttcacaatcctgagaacaaaaaaaaattaaatttaaatgttaattagaAGATATTTAACTTAGATGTAAAGTGAGTTAACCTGATTCCAGGATTAATCAAGTACTAGAATTAGTATCTTATGGCAAATTATAGAACCTATCcctttagaatattttcaaatctttttgaGGATGTTTAGGAATAGTTTTACAAGAAATTAAGTTAGGAGAGGAAATCTGTTCTGGAGGATTTTTAGGGTTCCCACTAGCATATGTAATGGTTTCTGAACTATTCAGAATCAGAGAAAACTCATTTTTCCTGCTTTCAAGAagctactgtatgccaggcaccatgcacAAACAATGACCAACGTAAAATCTCTCATTTTGGAGAGCCTGGAATCTAACTGGAAAGGtgaactaataataataatatgtacaatCATAGCCAtcatttattaaacttttattatatGCAAGGCACTGTTTAATTTCATTAGCTTACCTGGTTTACAGAGCAGCTCTATGAGATGAGTGCCATCTTTGCCCCTATTTTAGGGATAAGGATTCTGAAATGTGGAGATGGTAAGTAAAATTGCACAACTGAAGAATGAGTTACATGACTTGGCTCAAATACTGGTCATTGAACTCCAGAGCCTGAATATTCTTAACCACTTACATGATGCAAGCTCACCAAATAAATAGTTCGAATGTATTGTGACAGAGCGGCATTGATATTCATCTATTCATGTGGCTTTGAGTaggaagaagaaaggatatcattCTGACCAGAGGGGTGAAAAACAACCTGCATCTGATCCTGAGGCATAATACTATTAACACAATTCTTTTATGTTTCAGTTCGATGAATTTAAACCTCTTGTGGAAGAGCCTCAGAATTTAATCAAACAAAATTGTGAGCTTTTTGAGCAGCTTGGAGAGTACAAATTCCAGAATGCGTAAGTAATTtttattgactgattttttttatcaatttgtaattatttaagaCTTAATATATGAGCCACCTAGCATAGAACTTTTAAGAATGAAAATACATTGCATATTTCTAATCACTCTTTGTCAAGAAAGATAGGAGAGGAGAGATAAAATAGTTGATGGGGTGGAGAGGTCTATATTTGAATGTAGTCTAAAAATTGTTCTCTTAAGATTGGAAGTATGTAGGCTGGGAGGGTAAATACCAAATCTTGGTATATCAGAACTGAGCATGTCCCTTGAAGGTTAAGAAATAGTTAATGGGCAAATAGAGCATGGCAATATTTTGTAGAGCAGCAAGTAGTAGGCCTTGAATAGATGTCGCTCAAAAAGTAATATGTAAGCTGAACACAAAAATGTAACAAATGAATTTAGATAcatatttgaatattaaattCAGGTTGTTTGGGAGATGCACCTAGTCTTTGATGGTTAAACCTTTCCCTCCatagaagagacagagacagaatggCTTGCTGGACTAATGTCCCAATTCAATAGAGTCTTATCTATGAAGGTTAAAAACAAGAAGAGACATATTATACAGTAGATATTTATTGTGTGGCTCATACA
Protein-coding sequences here:
- the ALB gene encoding albumin preproprotein; the encoded protein is MKWVTFISLLFLFSSAYSRGVFRRDAHKSEVAHRFKDLGEENFKALVLIAFAQYLQQCPFEDHVKLVNEVTEFAKTCVADESAENCDKSLHTLFGDKLCTVATLRETYGEMADCCAKQEPERNECFLQHKDDNPNLPRLVRPEVDVMCTAFHDNEETFLKKYLYEIARRHPYFYAPELLFFAKRYKAAFTECCQAADKAACLLPKLDELRDEGKASSAKQRLKCASLQKFGERAFKAWAVARLSQRFPKAEFAEVSKLVTDLTKVHTECCHGDLLECADDRADLAKYICENQDSISSKLKECCEKPLLEKSHCIAEVENDEMPADLPSLAADFVESKDVCKNYAEAKDVFLGMFLYEYARRHPDYSVVLLLRLAKTYETTLEKCCAAADPHECYAKVFDEFKPLVEEPQNLIKQNCELFEQLGEYKFQNALLVRYTKKVPQVSTPTLVEVSRNLGKVGSKCCKHPEAKRMPCAEDYLSVVLNQLCVLHEKTPVSDRVTKCCTESLVNRRPCFSALEVDETYVPKEFNAETFTFHADICTLSEKERQIKKQTALVELVKHKPKATKEQLKAVMDDFAAFVEKCCKADDKETCFAEEGKKLVAASQAALGL